Proteins from one Flavobacterium branchiarum genomic window:
- a CDS encoding Lrp/AsnC family transcriptional regulator, with amino-acid sequence MENLDKTDLEILKHLQENSNINTKDLASKLFLTVTPVYERIKRLERDGYITKYVALLDKKKMNRGMIVFCNVRLKEHAKNVGSNFVKDIVALPEIIECYNIAGDYDFMLKILVQDMASYQDFVMNKLSTIENIGNTNSIFVMGEIKHSTALAF; translated from the coding sequence ATGGAAAATTTAGATAAGACCGATTTAGAGATCTTGAAACACCTTCAGGAAAACTCAAATATCAATACAAAAGACTTGGCAAGTAAATTATTCTTGACTGTTACGCCCGTTTATGAGCGTATAAAACGATTGGAAAGAGATGGGTATATTACAAAATATGTCGCATTATTAGATAAGAAAAAGATGAATCGTGGCATGATTGTTTTTTGCAATGTTCGATTAAAGGAACATGCGAAAAATGTGGGAAGTAATTTTGTGAAAGATATTGTTGCCCTGCCAGAAATTATTGAGTGTTATAATATTGCTGGTGATTATGATTTTATGCTAAAAATACTTGTTCAGGACATGGCTAGTTATCAGGATTTTGTAATGAATAAATTGTCAACGATTGAGAACATAGGTAATACAAATAGTATTTTTGTAATGGGAGAAATAAAGCACAGTACAGCATTGGCATTTTAG
- a CDS encoding deoxyguanosinetriphosphate triphosphohydrolase, with amino-acid sequence MNWEQLLSLKRQGDTSKRLRVEQDDTRLGFEVDYDRIIFSSAFRSLQDKTQVIPLSKTDFVHTRLTHSLEVSVVGRSIGRLVGKKIIEKYPYLKEIHGYHMNDFGAIVAAASLAHDIGNPPFGHSGEKAIGEYFSIGNGQKYKEHLTDKQWQDLIDFEGNANGFSVLTASRPGIEGGLRISYATLGAFMKYPKESLPKKPTKDIADKKYGFFQTDKDFFNTVAVDMGMLPNKSGNDIGFERHPLAYLVEAADDICYTIIDFEDGINLGLVSEDYALEYLIKLVKDNIGVAKYKTLTTKEDRISYLRALAIGSLINDAVKVFIDNEEAILAGKFPYALMDKSQYKAQMNDIINLSVQNIYQSREVIEKEIVGYQIIQTLLDKFITAFNNKYNDEASNYDTLILKMLPEKHHLEKEGLYERLLHICHYVSLLTDGNALELFDTINGRKTS; translated from the coding sequence ATGAACTGGGAACAACTTTTATCACTCAAACGCCAAGGCGATACTAGCAAAAGATTACGTGTAGAACAAGATGATACACGATTGGGATTTGAAGTAGATTATGACCGAATAATATTTTCATCGGCGTTTAGAAGTCTACAAGATAAAACGCAGGTAATTCCACTTTCGAAAACTGATTTTGTACACACCCGCTTAACGCATAGTTTAGAAGTTTCGGTTGTGGGACGCTCAATAGGACGTTTGGTAGGAAAAAAAATAATCGAAAAATATCCATACCTAAAAGAGATTCATGGGTATCATATGAATGATTTTGGAGCTATCGTAGCTGCAGCATCATTGGCACACGATATAGGAAACCCACCTTTTGGACATTCGGGTGAGAAAGCAATTGGAGAATATTTTTCAATTGGAAACGGACAAAAATATAAAGAGCATTTAACGGACAAACAGTGGCAAGACTTAATAGATTTTGAAGGTAATGCAAATGGGTTTTCAGTACTAACAGCAAGTCGCCCAGGAATAGAGGGAGGTCTTAGAATTTCGTACGCCACGTTAGGAGCATTTATGAAATACCCGAAAGAAAGTTTACCAAAAAAGCCAACGAAAGATATAGCCGATAAAAAATATGGTTTCTTCCAGACTGACAAAGATTTTTTTAATACAGTAGCTGTCGATATGGGAATGCTACCTAATAAGTCCGGAAATGATATTGGTTTTGAAAGACATCCTTTGGCTTATTTAGTAGAAGCAGCCGATGATATTTGTTATACTATTATTGATTTTGAAGACGGAATAAATCTAGGTTTAGTCTCTGAAGATTATGCTCTGGAATATTTGATTAAACTGGTAAAAGACAATATTGGAGTTGCTAAATATAAAACACTAACAACAAAAGAAGATCGAATTAGTTATTTACGTGCGCTAGCAATTGGTAGTTTGATAAATGATGCGGTTAAAGTTTTTATTGACAATGAAGAAGCAATTCTAGCAGGTAAATTCCCATATGCTTTAATGGATAAAAGCCAATATAAAGCACAAATGAATGATATTATAAATTTGAGTGTTCAAAATATATATCAAAGTCGCGAAGTGATTGAAAAAGAAATAGTTGGTTATCAGATAATCCAGACACTTCTAGATAAATTTATTACAGCTTTTAATAATAAATACAACGATGAAGCGTCAAACTATGATACTTTGATTTTAAAAATGTTGCCAGAAAAACACCATTTAGAAAAAGAAGGATTATATGAAAGATTGTTGCACATATGCCATTACGTTTCCTTATTAACAGATGGAAATGCATTGGAATTGTTCGACACTATAAATGGAAGAAAAACAAGTTAG
- a CDS encoding DUF3078 domain-containing protein produces MKLFHLPILILFLFCSSKNFAQKSLIQTQISPVIQTQLPDEESNWTKKNKLGFDITQIAFVNWSAGGTSSISGLFKGEFSRVYAKDNHKWANELLLKYGLNKQDGIELRKTDDAFQFNSTYGFRRDTLSNWYYSAKFNLNSQFTNGYSYPNTAIPISKLFAPAYVFLGAGAENANKKKNRTFYFSPITLKTTLVLDQTLANQGAFGVRKAIYIEDPEDPTNKILVEEGQKIKAEFGILFTAYSKNEIFKNIFFENRLSLYTDYLNRFGNVDIDYDTRLDLVVNQYVKANVGIHFVYDDDIKSKKEIGGVQVTEGPKVQLKQVLGVGVVYAF; encoded by the coding sequence ATGAAATTATTCCATTTACCCATTTTAATACTTTTTTTATTTTGTTCATCTAAAAATTTCGCTCAGAAATCTTTAATTCAAACTCAAATATCTCCCGTAATTCAAACTCAATTACCAGATGAGGAATCTAATTGGACTAAGAAAAATAAATTAGGCTTTGATATTACCCAAATTGCTTTTGTAAATTGGAGTGCTGGGGGAACTAGTTCTATTTCTGGACTTTTTAAAGGTGAATTTTCAAGAGTATACGCAAAGGACAATCATAAATGGGCAAATGAACTTTTACTAAAATACGGTTTAAATAAACAAGATGGTATTGAATTACGTAAAACTGATGATGCTTTTCAGTTTAATTCCACTTACGGTTTTAGAAGAGACACCCTTTCAAACTGGTATTATTCTGCAAAATTCAATTTAAATTCACAATTCACTAATGGATATTCTTATCCAAACACTGCCATTCCTATTTCCAAACTTTTTGCCCCTGCTTATGTATTCTTAGGAGCTGGAGCTGAGAATGCTAACAAAAAGAAAAATCGCACTTTTTATTTCTCACCAATAACATTAAAGACCACATTGGTATTAGATCAAACATTGGCAAATCAAGGAGCATTTGGTGTTAGAAAAGCAATTTACATAGAAGACCCTGAGGATCCTACCAATAAAATTCTTGTTGAAGAAGGTCAAAAAATAAAAGCGGAATTTGGTATTTTATTCACTGCTTATTCAAAGAATGAGATTTTCAAAAATATCTTTTTCGAAAACCGTCTGAGTCTTTATACCGATTATCTAAATCGATTCGGAAATGTCGATATCGATTATGATACCCGCCTAGATCTTGTTGTAAATCAATATGTAAAAGCCAATGTTGGCATTCATTTCGTTTATGATGACGACATCAAATCTAAAAAAGAAATAGGCGGAGTACAAGTTACCGAAGGACCAAAAGTACAATTAAAACAAGTTCTTGGTGTTGGTGTTGTTTATGCTTTTTAA